In Gossypium arboreum isolate Shixiya-1 chromosome 5, ASM2569848v2, whole genome shotgun sequence, a single genomic region encodes these proteins:
- the LOC108450663 gene encoding photosynthetic NDH subunit of subcomplex B 1, chloroplastic isoform X2, which produces MATTVLPKALSPFLSNPSSLPSAHLTAKPPCLRPLDHSPCTKTKPSVRTHAKKKNPWLDPFEDDVEDPFSEYGSLFTDGKQEEDPRPPEDPDNPYGFLKFPKGFTVELASLPLKIRGDVRRCCCVISGGVYENLLFFPVIQLIKDRYPGVQVDILASERGKQTFELNKNVRWANAYDPDDDWPDPAEYTDMIGLLKNRYYDMVLSTKLAGLGHAAFLFMTTARDRVSYIYPNVNAAGAGLLLSQSFPADSMNLSDAGYNMYHQMVDWLGRPFRSVPRHEVGPLRVSISRKLKEVVAEKYRNAGVEKGKYIVIHGIESDSKASMQSRGDTDCLLPIQVWAEIAEDIRGFKPLFVIPHEKERENVEEEVGDDANIVFITTPGQLAALINDSAGVIATNTAAIQLATAREKPSIGLFCSDEKGKLFVPNAEEKKCAVVSSKTGKLIDIDVEAVKQAMQIFQRSLALV; this is translated from the exons atggCTACTACTGTACTACCCAAAGCTCTTTCTCCATTTCTTTCAAATCCATCTTCACTTCCTTCTGCTCACTTAACAGCTAAGCCACCATGTTTAAGGCCACTAGACCACTCTCCATGCACCAAAACTAAGCCAAGTGTTCGAACCCATGCTAAGAAAAAGAACCCATGGCTGGATCCTTTTGAAGATGATGTGGAAGACCCCTTCTCGGAATATGGTTCATTGTTCACTGATGGCAAGCAAGAAGAAGATCCTAGGCCCCCTGAAGACCCTGATAATCCTTACGGTTTCTTGAAATTCCCAAAGGGGTTCACCGTGGAGTTGGCTTCACTGCCTTTGAAAATCAGAGGTGATGTCAGGAGATGTTGCTGTGTCATTTCTGGTGGTGTCTATGAAAACTTGTTGTTTTTCCCTGTGATTCAATTGATCAAAGACAG ATACCCTGGTGTTCAAGTGGATATATTGGCATCAGAAAGAGGAAAGCAGACATTTGAACTGAACAAGAATGTGAGATGGGCTAATGCTTATGACCCTGACGATGACTGGCCTGATCCTGCTGAATACACAGACATGATTGGACTTCTTAAG AATAGGTACTATGACATGGTTTTGTCGACAAAACTGGCGGGTCTTGGCCATGCTGCCTTCTTGTTTATGACCACCGCTCGAGATAGAGTGAGCTACATTTATCCAAATGTGAATGCAGCAGGTGCTGGATTACTCCTTTCTCAATCTTTTCCTGCAGATAGCATGAATCTTTCTGATGCTGGATATAACAT GTACCATCAGATGGTTGATTGGTTGGGAAGACCATTTAGGAGTGTTCCGAGGCACGAGGTTGGCCCCTTAAGAGTGTCGATTTCGAGGAAGCTGAAGGAGGTTGTGGCAGAAAAATACAGAAATGCGGGTGTAGAGAAAGGGAAATATATAGTGATTCATGGAATAGAATCGGATTCCAAGGCTTCAATGCAGTCTCGAGGTGATACTGATTGCTTGCTCCCCATTCAAGTATGGGCTGAAATAGCTGAGGATATAAG GGGATTTAAGCCACTTTTTGTCATTCCACAcgagaaagaaagagagaatgTGGAGGAAGAAGTAGGAGATGATGCTAATATTGTTTTCATCACTACCCCAGGGCAG CTAGCTGCTCTGATAAATGATTCAGCCGGGGTGATCGCTACAAACACAGCAGCTATACAGCTAGCAACTGCACGAGAAAAACCAAG CATCGGCTTGTTTTGCTCAGATGAAAAGGGGAAACTGTTTGTTCCTAATGCAGAAGAGAAGAAATGCGCCGTTGTCTCATCCAAGACAGGAAAGTTGATAGATATTGATGTGGAGGCTGTTAAACAAGCCATGCAAATATTTCAACGGTCCCTAGCTCTTGTATAG
- the LOC108450663 gene encoding photosynthetic NDH subunit of subcomplex B 1, chloroplastic isoform X1 yields MATTVLPKALSPFLSNPSSLPSAHLTAKPPCLRPLDHSPCTKTKPSVRTHAKKKNPWLDPFEDDVEDPFSEYGSLFTDGKQEEDPRPPEDPDNPYGFLKFPKGFTVELASLPLKIRGDVRRCCCVISGGVYENLLFFPVIQLIKDRYPGVQVDILASERGKQTFELNKNVRWANAYDPDDDWPDPAEYTDMIGLLKVIGFSWMKVWNRYYDMVLSTKLAGLGHAAFLFMTTARDRVSYIYPNVNAAGAGLLLSQSFPADSMNLSDAGYNMYHQMVDWLGRPFRSVPRHEVGPLRVSISRKLKEVVAEKYRNAGVEKGKYIVIHGIESDSKASMQSRGDTDCLLPIQVWAEIAEDIRGFKPLFVIPHEKERENVEEEVGDDANIVFITTPGQLAALINDSAGVIATNTAAIQLATAREKPSIGLFCSDEKGKLFVPNAEEKKCAVVSSKTGKLIDIDVEAVKQAMQIFQRSLALV; encoded by the exons atggCTACTACTGTACTACCCAAAGCTCTTTCTCCATTTCTTTCAAATCCATCTTCACTTCCTTCTGCTCACTTAACAGCTAAGCCACCATGTTTAAGGCCACTAGACCACTCTCCATGCACCAAAACTAAGCCAAGTGTTCGAACCCATGCTAAGAAAAAGAACCCATGGCTGGATCCTTTTGAAGATGATGTGGAAGACCCCTTCTCGGAATATGGTTCATTGTTCACTGATGGCAAGCAAGAAGAAGATCCTAGGCCCCCTGAAGACCCTGATAATCCTTACGGTTTCTTGAAATTCCCAAAGGGGTTCACCGTGGAGTTGGCTTCACTGCCTTTGAAAATCAGAGGTGATGTCAGGAGATGTTGCTGTGTCATTTCTGGTGGTGTCTATGAAAACTTGTTGTTTTTCCCTGTGATTCAATTGATCAAAGACAG ATACCCTGGTGTTCAAGTGGATATATTGGCATCAGAAAGAGGAAAGCAGACATTTGAACTGAACAAGAATGTGAGATGGGCTAATGCTTATGACCCTGACGATGACTGGCCTGATCCTGCTGAATACACAGACATGATTGGACTTCTTAAGGTTATTGGCTTTTCATGGATGAAAGTTTGG AATAGGTACTATGACATGGTTTTGTCGACAAAACTGGCGGGTCTTGGCCATGCTGCCTTCTTGTTTATGACCACCGCTCGAGATAGAGTGAGCTACATTTATCCAAATGTGAATGCAGCAGGTGCTGGATTACTCCTTTCTCAATCTTTTCCTGCAGATAGCATGAATCTTTCTGATGCTGGATATAACAT GTACCATCAGATGGTTGATTGGTTGGGAAGACCATTTAGGAGTGTTCCGAGGCACGAGGTTGGCCCCTTAAGAGTGTCGATTTCGAGGAAGCTGAAGGAGGTTGTGGCAGAAAAATACAGAAATGCGGGTGTAGAGAAAGGGAAATATATAGTGATTCATGGAATAGAATCGGATTCCAAGGCTTCAATGCAGTCTCGAGGTGATACTGATTGCTTGCTCCCCATTCAAGTATGGGCTGAAATAGCTGAGGATATAAG GGGATTTAAGCCACTTTTTGTCATTCCACAcgagaaagaaagagagaatgTGGAGGAAGAAGTAGGAGATGATGCTAATATTGTTTTCATCACTACCCCAGGGCAG CTAGCTGCTCTGATAAATGATTCAGCCGGGGTGATCGCTACAAACACAGCAGCTATACAGCTAGCAACTGCACGAGAAAAACCAAG CATCGGCTTGTTTTGCTCAGATGAAAAGGGGAAACTGTTTGTTCCTAATGCAGAAGAGAAGAAATGCGCCGTTGTCTCATCCAAGACAGGAAAGTTGATAGATATTGATGTGGAGGCTGTTAAACAAGCCATGCAAATATTTCAACGGTCCCTAGCTCTTGTATAG
- the LOC108450663 gene encoding photosynthetic NDH subunit of subcomplex B 1, chloroplastic isoform X3, with product MATTVLPKALSPFLSNPSSLPSAHLTAKPPCLRPLDHSPCTKTKPSVRTHAKKKNPWLDPFEDDVEDPFSEYGSLFTDGKQEEDPRPPEDPDNPYGFLKFPKGFTVELASLPLKIRGDVRRCCCVISGGVYENLLFFPVIQLIKDRYPGVQVDILASERGKQTFELNKNVRWANAYDPDDDWPDPAEYTDMIGLLKVIGFSWMKVWNRYYDMVLSTKLAGLGHAAFLFMTTARDRVSYIYPNVNAAGAGLLLSQSFPADSMNLSDAGYNMYHQMVDWLGRPFRSVPRHEVGPLRVSISRKLKEVVAEKYRNAGVEKGKYIVIHGIESDSKASMQSRGDTDCLLPIQVWAEIAEDIRGFKPLFVIPHEKERENVEEEVGDDANIVFITTPGQR from the exons atggCTACTACTGTACTACCCAAAGCTCTTTCTCCATTTCTTTCAAATCCATCTTCACTTCCTTCTGCTCACTTAACAGCTAAGCCACCATGTTTAAGGCCACTAGACCACTCTCCATGCACCAAAACTAAGCCAAGTGTTCGAACCCATGCTAAGAAAAAGAACCCATGGCTGGATCCTTTTGAAGATGATGTGGAAGACCCCTTCTCGGAATATGGTTCATTGTTCACTGATGGCAAGCAAGAAGAAGATCCTAGGCCCCCTGAAGACCCTGATAATCCTTACGGTTTCTTGAAATTCCCAAAGGGGTTCACCGTGGAGTTGGCTTCACTGCCTTTGAAAATCAGAGGTGATGTCAGGAGATGTTGCTGTGTCATTTCTGGTGGTGTCTATGAAAACTTGTTGTTTTTCCCTGTGATTCAATTGATCAAAGACAG ATACCCTGGTGTTCAAGTGGATATATTGGCATCAGAAAGAGGAAAGCAGACATTTGAACTGAACAAGAATGTGAGATGGGCTAATGCTTATGACCCTGACGATGACTGGCCTGATCCTGCTGAATACACAGACATGATTGGACTTCTTAAGGTTATTGGCTTTTCATGGATGAAAGTTTGG AATAGGTACTATGACATGGTTTTGTCGACAAAACTGGCGGGTCTTGGCCATGCTGCCTTCTTGTTTATGACCACCGCTCGAGATAGAGTGAGCTACATTTATCCAAATGTGAATGCAGCAGGTGCTGGATTACTCCTTTCTCAATCTTTTCCTGCAGATAGCATGAATCTTTCTGATGCTGGATATAACAT GTACCATCAGATGGTTGATTGGTTGGGAAGACCATTTAGGAGTGTTCCGAGGCACGAGGTTGGCCCCTTAAGAGTGTCGATTTCGAGGAAGCTGAAGGAGGTTGTGGCAGAAAAATACAGAAATGCGGGTGTAGAGAAAGGGAAATATATAGTGATTCATGGAATAGAATCGGATTCCAAGGCTTCAATGCAGTCTCGAGGTGATACTGATTGCTTGCTCCCCATTCAAGTATGGGCTGAAATAGCTGAGGATATAAG GGGATTTAAGCCACTTTTTGTCATTCCACAcgagaaagaaagagagaatgTGGAGGAAGAAGTAGGAGATGATGCTAATATTGTTTTCATCACTACCCCAGGGCAG AGATGA
- the LOC108453868 gene encoding uncharacterized protein LOC108453868, whose translation MSGPPRVRSANTATEMEARSVLGPAGNKVPTKPAPKSTKKQVQQTPEGKDKEKVKELLTPQKKPTPAPQSLTLTASILRQQERMAGNFSMSLSCLSDGGASSSSAGSSSSGMTGGGGRRGGKHGIGVGVRRKQSGPKGENGVIVVDSWEGGCLDNKKRCGWVTTNSDLCYVAFHDEEWGVPAHDDKKLFELLSLSGALAELTWPTILSKRHLFRDTFLEFDPRAVSKLSEKKIGAPGSPASSLLSELKIRGIIENGHQICKVIDEFGSFDKYIWSFVNHKPIVGQFRYPRQVPVKSPKSEVISKDLIRRGFRSVGPTVVYSFMQVAGLTNDHLMSCFRFQECITGVESRGKVNNDEANDETKKVEETTALG comes from the exons ATGTCGGGACCGCCGAGGGTAAGGTCGGCTAACACTGCAACGGAAATGGAAGCGAGGTCGGTTCTGGGTCCGGCTGGGAACAAGGTCCCGACAAAACCGGCACCAAAATCGACCAAAAAACAAGTCCAGCAAACACCTGAGGGAAAAGACAAAGAGAAGGTTAAAGAACTGTTAACTCCACAAAAGAAACCAACGCCGGCCCCTCAATCGTTGACTTTGACTGCATCGATTTTGAGGCAGCAGGAAAGGATGGCGGGGAATTTTTCGATGAGTCTGTCGTGCTTGTCGGACGGAGGAGCATCGTCTTCATCGGCAGGGTCGTCGTCGAGTGGGATGACTGGCGGAGGAGGGCGGCGGGGTGGTAAACATGGAATCGGTGTTGGAGTGAGGAGGAAGCAAAGTGGGCCGAAAGGGGAGAATGGGGTGATTGTGGTGGATTCATGGGAAGGTGGTTGCTTGGATAACAAGAAAAGATGTGGATGGGTCACAACCAATTCGG ATCTTTGTTATGTCGCTTTTCATGATGAAGAATGGGGAGTTCCAGCTCATGATGACAA GAAACTGTTTGAATTGCTCAGCTTATCAGGTGCTTTGGCTGAACTGACATGGCCTACCATCCTTAGCAAAAGACATTTGTTTAG GGACACCTTTCTGGAGTTTGATCCAAGGGCTGTTTCTAAactaagtgagaaaaagataggAGCTCCTGGAAGCCCTGCCAGCTCTCTGCTATCAGAACTCAAGATTCGAGGCATCATTGAAAATGGACACCAAATATGCAAG GTAATAGATGAGTTTGGGTCATTTGACAAGTACATTTGGAGCTTCGTTAATCACAAGCCAATAGTTGGTCAATTTCGGTACCCTCGGCAGGTTCCAGTCAAGAGTCCAAAATCAGAGGTGATAAGCAAAGACCTCATCAGAAGAGGATTCCGAAGCGTAGGGCCTACAGTTGTATATTCATTCATGCAAGTGGCTGGATTGACTAATGACCATCTTATGAGTTGCTTTAGGTTTCAAGAATGCATAACAGGGGTGGAATCAAGGGGAAAAGTTAACAATGATGAAGCAAATGATGAAACTAAAAAAGTTGAGGAGACGACTGCCTTGGGATAA